The Chthoniobacterales bacterium region GCGATCTAACTCGTTCCTAACTTCCTGCTAACCTTCCAATGAGAATCATCGTCTGGGGAATCAACTACGCACCTGAAGTCACCGGCATCGCGCCCTGCAACGTCGCGCTCTGCGAGTTTCTCCACGCGCGCGGACACGACGTCGAGATGGTCACCAGTTTCGCCTACTACCCGCAATGGGAAAAACGCCCCGAGGATCGCGGATGCCTCTATCGCGCCGATTGGCTTAATGGAGTGCGCGTCCACCGCTGCTGGCACTACGTCCCGCGCAAAGTCTCCGCCGCCAAACGCATCCTGCACGAGGGCACCTTCGTCGCCACCTCCTTCCTGCGCGCCCTGCTCCTGCGGAAATCCGATGTCGTTGTCGTCGTCTCGCCGCCACTCTTGTTAGGAGCCGCCGCGTGGTTGCTAACCTCGCTGCGCGGCAATCGCTACCACTTCCACGTGCAGGACTTGCAGCCCGACGCCGCCGTCGGCCTGAACATGCTCCGGCCCGGACTCTTCACCCAGTTGCTCTACAAGCTGGAAGCTCTCGCCTACCGGCACGCCAGCAAAGTCAGCGGCATCGGCCAGGGTATGATTGACGCGTTTGTTAGAAAAGGAGTGCCGCCGGAAAAGATCGCCCTGCTTCCCAACGGCTTCGACGTGAGTGGGGCCGCCCGCCTGTCGTCCGTCGATTTCCGCGCCCGATACGGATTCGACTCCGATGCATTTCTAGCCATCTACTCCGGCAACCTCGGCGTCAAGCAAGGCCTAGAAATCCTCCCCGCCGCCGCTGTGCTTCTAACCAATCCTAACATCCAGATCGTCATCTGCGGCGACGGCGCGCGCCGGGCGTTATTGGAAGAAGAAATCGCCCGCTTGCGGCTGACTAACATCCGACTCCTCCCCCTGCTCGACGACGACACCTACCGCGCCATGCTCCAGACCGCCGGTGCCTGCCTCATTACGCAACAAGCGGGCTCCGGCAACGCCTTTCTGCCCAGCAAACTCCTGCCCACGCTCGCCTACCGCCGGGCCGTCATCAGCGTCGCCGACAGCGACAGCGCCCTCGCCACCGCCGTCGCCGAGGGGCAGTTTGGAACGAACATCGCGCCCGGCAACGCCGCCGCCCTCGCGCAAGTCCTCGAAGACTTCGCCGCCAATCCATTGCAACTCGAAACCTACCAGCGCAACGGCCACACCTACGTCACCCGCTTCGATCACGCCAAAGTGTTAGCCGACTTCGAGCGCACCCTGATCGACTAACTCCGCAACGGGGAAGAGAATGAACCGCCAAGACACCAAGGAAGAAAAGAATGCCTTCTGAGGAAAGTGCACCTCGTTCCCAAACTCCAGTTTGGGAACGCACTTGCTCAGGAAACTATGTTTCCGTGAAGGCTCAAGATGCTGACACTAAACCTTCACCCGAACGAAACGGAGTTTCGCGGACACTGGCATTCCCAAACAGGAGTTTGGGAACGAGGGGAAACTAATTACACGAAAGCTACGCATCGGAGCGGGGCGCGGTTCGCTGCATCGCTGGTTAGATGCGGCGCACCGCAAGCACTCGCAACCAGAAACTGAAGGTGAACACTAGCGCGCCGCAAACTGCTGGAAGGGCAAGCCACAAAAGTACGCCTTCCCAAATCTCGGTTCGTTCGTATGGGCGCAACCAGAAGTCGAAACCGAGCAAGATGAAGACTGGAAAAGCGAACACCAGCAGTGATCGTCCCAAGCAGGCGAAATAGTGCAGCCAAGCGCGTGAGACCGGCAGCGCCGAGAGCAGTGACAATACACCGAACAGGATCACCGTGTATCCTAGCCACAACCAGAGCGCGTTGTCAGCGAACCAGCTCTCCGGCAGTCTCGTGATGAAGAACCCGAGAACGATTGCTCCAGCTGCAAAGAGGCTGCTGTGTAGGAAATCCGATTTGCCGAAGCTGGTCATGTTGAGCTGGTTGGAAGCTTAAGCACACGACGAACAAGCATAAAGAAGGCGATGCCAGACAGAATACGACTCACGACTGAGAGAAGGGGTTGCAGCACGATGATAGCGCGATAGAGCTCCCCGGGCTGTAACTTAGTCGCTAAGACGTGCGGAATGAATAGCAAGGCAAGCACCGTGCCAAGAACTGAAAGACCAGCGGCGACCGCGAACATGTAGAAGACGAGTCTGAACGAAGAACGACGGGCCGCAACGAGAGATACAATGCAGATAGCAATACGGAATCCAAGATCGGCGCAAGTCACGGCCCAGTAAAAAATTTGGTCTGAAAGGTTCATGCAGTGAATACGCTAGTCGCCTAACGAGAACAAGATGAGCGACGGCGGACGAGGGCGCGTCTCGCTCGGAGTGTTCGTGTGGAAGTCATCTCAAAAGTGGAGCGCGCAGCGGTCCGCCGTTCGCTCCATCGCATGGTTAGATGCTTTCGCGTTGCAACTCATCACGTAATCCCTTCGTGAAGTTAGGATGAGCTTCGCCCCAAGCCAATGCACAATCCCAAGCCTCGCGTAACCGGTCGTCGCCTTCCCAATGTGCAAAGAATCGGCGCAGCTTCGGCTGCTCAAGAACATGCTCCAAAAATCCTGTCTCGATAGCACGCTGCACAGACTCATCGCTGGCCAAGAAAAGTTGCGTCACCGCGGCAGCAAGCTCAGTAAGCATGTCGTCCGCGTCGCTTCGCTTCGCAATGTCGTCGAAACACACCTCAAGTTCTCCGGCAGCCTCGTAACGGGTCGGTGTGTCGCCATCTTGCGGGTCGTCGCGAATGCAACGCAGTAGGTATTCGAGGTGGTCGTGCATCTAACATCTTATAGACGAAAGCCTACGCCGTCCACACCTGCACGGGGCTGGGGGTGCTGCTGCCGGTGGCGTTTCTGGCTTGGAGCCAGAGTTGATAGGTCTGGCCGGGTTGGAAGGTGATTGTCGCGGGAATGGTCACACTCGTCTCTTCGCGGGTGCCGAGGGCGATCAATTCATTGGCTCCGCCTTCGCCGAGACGCCAGGCTTCGAGCCGGGTGGCACTCTCGGGCAGGGCACCGGTGGAGAGGGTGCGGGCAGTGGGGTTCCAGACGGTCGTGGCCGGGGCGGCAGGAACGGGTTGCACGGGGGAACGCAGCACGTTGATGTCGAATAAAGTATCCACTTGAGCGGGGTCGCCCTGGAAGACGGACATGCCGAGGCCGACCATGCCGTAGAGGGCGGCAGCGGCGGCGACGCGGAGGGGTTCCATGGCGTTTTGCGCGTTGTCGGCGGCGGTCATTTTCGTGGTCTGCGAGGTGCGCAGGGCGCGGGCGGAGTCGGACCACGAGGTAACGGTGACGCCGAGGGCGACGAGCGCGGGCTTGGCGGTTTGCTGGGAAAGGCGGACGCCGAAATCGCGCAGGGCGTCGAGGCGATCCTCGGTGGTGCCAATCGTGAGCGTGTCGCGACCGTGCGGCAGGAGTTCTTTGTAAGTAGGGCCATTGTAGGCGACTGCGCCGCGAATGGTGGTGTCCCAAGTTTCCAGCGGGCTATTCGTGTCGGCATCGGGCTTGCGGGTGAGGCTGTCGAGGCGATCGGTAAAGGCGAAGGTCGCGCCGACTTGGGCGGCAAACGTATTCACTGCCAGGGTCTCGCCTGCGCTCCAACTGGTGGCCACGGCAGCGATGGCGGCCTGGGCCGGGGCGAGTGCGGGGTGGAGCAGGGCAGCGGCGGTGATGCGAGGCAGGGTGGAATCGATCAGTTCGCTCATGAGCGACAGGCTATTGACGGTGGCGGAGTCGAATTGGTTTTCGGCGTATTTCGATGGTGATGTGGACATGGTATTTAACGTGTGTGGTTGGACTTGCGTGGACTGAGCAGAATGAAACTCAACTGCGGGAGGCAGGGCGCGGTGGTCGACAGGGAGGAAGTGGCCCGCCGGACATCCGGCATGGCAGTCGGCAGAGAGGAAGAGGGTTGCCGGACGTCCCGCATCGCAGTGGGAAGAGAGGAACAGTGCTGCCGGACATCCGGCATCGCCATCACTAGAGAGGAATCGGCCCGCCGGACATCCGGGAGTGCTATCGGCAGAGAGGAATTGGGCTGCGGGACATCCGGCAGCGTTATCGGCAGGGAGTCAAGGCGATACTGGATCTTCCTGCTCACCTCCGGCAGCTCCAGTGAGCGATAATCGCCACATTTTCCCCGCAAAACCCGTTGCCGACCCTGCCACAGACCCATTGCCAGTGCAATTGAGTGCCGCTTTCCCTCTGCCGTTGCCGTGCTGGGTGCCATTGAACCGTAATACAAGCGGGAACAAAGAACCCCGTCCAGTTATTCTGGCGATTTATTTTCGTCCATCACTTTACGCGCGATGAGCGGTCGTAGAGGGTTGGCCTCATTTAGTCTTGGCGGCTTTCCAAGCTTTCTCAAATCGTTTGGCTCCATATAGCCGCTTTCGAATCTCGATCGCTTGCGCGACGACCTCGCCGGAAGCGCCGCCGCCTTCATATTGATCGTTGTATTCTACGTTCTGTTTCATCCAACGGATGGTTTTGTCCCACTCGTCCATGTATCCAAAAACGGTGATGATCAGGCTATCTCGACCAATGCCTCTCTTCTTGTCCTCGGCCAAAAGCCAGTCGAGCTGGGACTTGTCGCCAAAAACATATTTGTAGTGGGCGACGGCCAAAAGCGGAACGTATCCCAAGGTTTTTTCGTAGAGATCGAGCGACTGCTTCAACTTCGGATCGTGACGCACCGCCGCTTCATTGATGATGTCGAACATCTGCAACTCGATTTCATGGCGCTTACTGTAGAGCTGATTGAGTCGCAACGGATCGTAGTCAGGGAACGGTGTCGCACCCGTTACAGGCTGAGCAGTGCCAAATAAATCACGAGGGTAATCGCGTTGTTGCGCAGAGACACTCGCGGCAAAGGCCAGCAGGAAAAATGCGATGAATGATGTGCGCATAAGGTTAGAACGGAGTCGGGGGAGGGGTGTGGATGAGGGGGTGGTCTTTCTGCACTCGGGGGTAGAAGGGGGTGGTGCTGGGGCCGGGAGGGGTGGGTCGCGTGGTGTTTAAAGAGGGCAACGGGGGCGGGGCGGTGAGCGGAGTGGGGGACGATTCAGCGGGGCTGGCAGCGGGATTGCCCGGGGAACCGGGGGCGGCGGAGGAGGCTCCGGCGAGGTTGAGGCGGCGGAGGTTGACGGAGAGGTAAACGGCGAACATCAAAAAAAGCACGATGCCGCCGATGATGCCGAGGGTGCGCAGGGTCTGGTCGCCGCCGCGTGGGGCGGAGTGGGTGTGCATGCGGCGCTGGGGGCGGAAGCTGGTGTCGTCGCTGCGCTCGACGTTGAGGTATTGGTAGTTTTCGATGCCGATCCTGGCCGGGGTGGTGAGGCGGGCGAGGCCGTCTTTTACGTCCACTTTCAGGTGTTTGCCGTAGAGGGCGAGGAAGTTGCGCGCGTGGGTGATGCTGGGGAACTGGGTGTAGTCGTCGGCCTCGAGGGCGAGGATGACGGAGGGCCGCATCTTGGTGGTGCTGACGATGTCTTCCACGGAAAGGTCGCGGGCGGCGCGGGCGGCCTGGAGTCGTTTGCCGGGAGAATCGGTCATTGGGGAGGAAGAGGAGAAACCTGAAAGCTGAAACTTGAAACCTGAAGAGGGAACGTGCGGAGTGCCGGTGTTGGGTGTGAAGGATATGGAAGGTTAAAGGGAGAAAAGCCTGCTTCCTTCAGCTTTCAGGTTTCCAGTTTGCGCCTGTGGGGGAAATTGGAGGCGCGATGTCGTTTAACTCCGTTCAGGTTTCTTTTCAAACCAGGCTATCGAGGTCCACGAGGATTTCGCGGGGTTTGGCGCCTTCGCCGGGGCCGAGGATGCCGCGGTCTTCGAGGATATCGACGATGCGGGCGGCGCGGGTGTAGCCGAGGCGCAGGCGGCGCTGGAGCAAGGAGGTAGAGGCTTTCTTTTCCTGGCGGATGATTTCGAGGCACTTGGTAACGAGTTCCTCGTCTTCCTCGCTGATTTCCTCTGCTTCGTCGCCGCCGGTTTCGATCTTTTGCTGGACGGCCTCATCAAAGGACGGCGGCGCTTGGGCGGAGACGAAATCGACGAGTTTCTGGATTTCGTCGTCGGTGACGAGCACGCCCTGGGAGCGGATGAGTCGGCTGGAACTCGGGGGCATGTAGAGCATGTCGCCCTGGCCGAGGAGGCGTTCGGCGCCTTTTTCGTCGAGGATAATGCGGGAGTCGAGACCCGAGGCGACCTGGAATGCGATGCGGCACGGGACGTTGGCTTTGATGACACCGGTGATGACGTCGGCGCGCGGGGTCTGCGTGGCGATGATCATGTGAATGCCGGCCGCGCGCGCCTTTTGCGTGATGCGGGCGATGCCGCTCTCGACATCCGCCGGGGCGGTCTGCATGAGGTCGGCGAGCTCGTCCACGATGACGACGATGTAGGGCAGCCGATTCGGAATGATGAGGTCATCATCGCGGGCGACGGACATTTTCGGAAGCTCGGGCTGGGCCACCACGGCAGCGTTTTCGAGGACAGCATCGGAGATGAAATCGTCGGGCGTGAGTTCGTCGGAGTCGTCGGGGAATTTCTCGTTCTCGGCGTCTTCCGCCGCACGATCGGCATCCAACTCGGCCTGCGTTTTGGGGAGCGGTCGGGCGTTGAAGCTGGCGATGTTGCGCACGCCGAGTTTGGCAAACATCTGGTAGCGGTTCTCCATTTCGTTGATGACCCAACGGAGGGCGAGGAGGACTTTTTTCGGATCGGTAACGACCGGGACGACGAGGTGCGGCAGGGTGTTATAAATCTGCATCTCGACCACTTTCGGATCGATCATGATGAAGCGGAGTTCGTCGGGCGTGAACTTATAGAGAATGCTGGCGATGACGGCGTTGATGCAGACGGATTTGCCCGAACCGGTGGTTCCGGCGACGAGGCAATGCGGCATGGCAGCGAGATCGGCGATGATGGTTTTGCCGTAAACGTCCTTGCCGAGCGCGATGGGGATGCGCGCCTTGGTGTTGGCCCAATCCTCGGATTCGAGGATCTCGCGCAGGGTGACTTTGACCTTTTTCGAGTTGGCGATTTCAATGCCGACGGTGTCTTTGCCGGGGATCGGGGCGAGAATATTGATCCGCTCGGCGCGGGTGGCGCGCTGGATGTCGGCCTCGAGGCTGGCGATGCGATCCACGCGGACGCCTTTCGCCGGATAGACTTCGTAGCGGGTGATCGTGGGGCCCTTCGTGATGTCGCCCGGACTCGCGGCTATGCCGAAATGGGCCAAGGTTTCGATCAAAGTCCGCTGGATTTCGAGGAGTTCCTCGTGGTTCGCCTCGCTGTGGCCGGTAAAATCCCTTTCGTCGAGCAACTCAAAATCGGGCTTCTGGTAGTTGTCGAACGCGCCATCCGCCGAGGCGTTGAGCAGGGCCTGCTCCTTCTTTTCGAGCTTGGGTTTGGCCGCGCTCGGCAGGGGCACCGAGGTGTCGGTGACCTTCGGCGGCGGACGAAACGGGGCGGGCTCCAGCGGGACGCCGACGATCAGATCGTTGGGGACACCTTTTTTGCGGAGGTCTTTTTCGAGGCGGCGCTGTTCTTTTTCCAGGCGATGCAACTCAGCTTCGTGCCGCTCGGCCTCGGAGGCGTGCTGGAGACGGCGTTCCTCGGCGGATTCGAAGGCTTGAATAATGGCGCTCTTGATCCAGGAAATCGTGGCGATGAGCAGGTGAATGGGCCGGATGCCGGTCGCAAGGACGAGGCTGACGAGGTAAACGCCGAGCACGAGCATGGCCGAGCCGGGGCCGCCGAGGAGTTTCTCGAGGAGGCGGGTCCCAAGGTGGTAGCCGATGGTGCCGCCGGGGCCATCGTTATTGAACTCGCGCGCCCAGCTTTGCAAAAACCATGGCTGCATTTGGGCGAGGCACGCGCCGCTGACGATGAAGACGACGACCCAGGGCAGGCGGCGGAGGAGGGGGGAGCCGAGGGCGAGTTTGACTCCGCCGTAGCCGAGGAGCAGCGCCGCGACCAGGTAGGAAGCCGCGCCGATGCAGAGATAACTGAAGCCGGCGATGACGGCTCCGACGGGTCCGACGAAGTTTTGCGCGGGGTTGTTGGGCGGCGATGCGGTGTTAAACCAGACCCAGGTCGGCACGTCGCGCGGCGTGTAGGAGACCAGTGCCATGAAATAAGCCACGCCGAGCACGACCAAAGTGAGCCCGAGGACTTCATTCCAATGACGGGGACGCGAGGTTTTGACAGCTTTGGCGGCAGGAGGCATGGGCGGATGCGATTGTAACCTGTCCCGTCGGACGTTCAACAGGGAAGGTGCCTCGCCGAAGGGAAAATGCGGCGGTCTGGGCCGGGGTTATTCTTCCTTCTCGCGAGCGCGGGTCTCGAAGCGGGTGAATTCTTTGAGGAAGGTCAGCGGCACCTCGCCGACCGGGCCGTTACGCTGCTTGGCAATGATGAGTTCGGCCATGCCTTCCTTCTCTTTTTTATCCTCATCGCCGTCGGCGTAATATTCGCTGCGCATGAGCAGACAGACGACGTCGGCATCCTGCTCGATGGAACCGGATTCGCGCAAATCGCTGAGCATGGGCTTGTTGCCTTTGCGTTTCTCAGATTCGCGGTTGAGCTGCGCAAGAACGACGACCGGAATGTTCAATTCCTTGGCGAGCGCCTTGAGGCCATTGGAGATTTCTGAAATTTCGAGCTGCCGATTGTCCTGCGCCCGGCGGCTGGTGGAACGCAGGAGCTGGAGGTAATCGATGACGATCAACTGGATGTCGTGCTGCGCCTTGAGCCGGCGCGATTTGGCGGCGAGTTCCAATACGCTCAAACTCGAGCTGTCGTCGATAAACATCTGGGCCTGAGAGAGTTTCGAGCCGGCGTCCATCAGGGCGGGGAAGTCGCGCGGACTCAGAAAACCGTCGCGCATGTTGCGCAAATTGACGCGCGCCATGGAGCCGAGGAGACGCTGGGTGAGTTGCGCGCTGCTCATTTCCAGACTGAAAACGGCGACGGCTTTTTGCTCATGCACCGCAACGTGCTCGGCGATGTTCATGGCAAACGCGGTCTTGCCCATGCTCGGGCGCGCGGCGACGACGATCATTTCCGACCCGTGCAAACCGTCGGTCATGCGGTCGATATCGGCGAACCCGGTGGCCAGCCCGGTGATTTGTCCGCGACTCTCGAAAAGCTTCTCGATCGACTCGATGGCGAGCATGACGTTGTCCTTCATCGAGGGCAGCTTCTGTTTCACGCGCTCCTCGGTGATGGCAAAAACCTTGCGCTCCACTTCATCAAGCAATGTGGCGACCTCGCCTTGTTGATCGTAAGACTGCGCGACGCACTCGGTGCAGGTGTTGATGATCTGCCGCAGGATGTGTTTTTCCCGGACGATCTCGATGTAGTAGGAGACGTTGGCCGCAGTCGGAACGAACTCAAAGAGCCGGTTCAGAAACGGCACACCACCAACTTGATCGAGGAGTTTCCGATCACGCAGAAGCTGGGTGATCGTGATGGCGTCGATCTCGACGAAGCGTTTTTGCATGTCGAGCAGCAGCTCGAACATCGTGGTGTGCGCCGGAATGTGGAAATGCCCCGGAGACAAACGCAGCACGCATTCGTCGAGCACTTCCTTGGGATTCAGGAAGATGGAACAGAGCACGCCCAGCTCGGCATCGAGGCTGTGCGGGACAGGACGGTGAGTATCCGGTAAATAAGACTCCGGTTTTTGTGAATAACTTCCGCCGCTGCTTTGCGCGGTTCCCTTCGCTTTCCTTGCGGTGGGATTCTCAGCCAACAAAGTCGCTGAAGAATCTTCAGGCATCGCGGATTACTTCGCTTTGCGAACGTAACGCTTGCGCCCGCCGTCGTCTTCGTCGGCAGGAGCTTCTTCTTTCACAACGACTTCGGGAGCCTTGATGGTGAGCTTCAATTTTGCGACCACATCGTGGTGCAACTTGATTTGGATTTCGAGATCGCCAGTTTCCTTGATTGGACGCTCCAATTGGATGCGGTGACGATCCACTTCCTGGCCGAGTTCCTCGAGGAGGCGGTCGGCGAGATCTTTTGCAGTCACAGAACCGAAGGCTTTGCCGGTCGCGCCGGTTTCGAGCATGAAATTCAGGCGCAGCTTGTTGATGCGGCGGGCGAGGTCCTCGGCTTCGTTGAGTTCGCGAGCTTCGCGCTCAGCACGCTTGGCCTTGAGGTTGTTGATCTGGCGGAGAGTGGTCTTGGTCACCTCATAAGCCTTGCCTTGGGGAAGGAGGAAATTGCGGGCGTAGCCACGTTTGACTTTAACGATGTCGGCCTCGGCTCCGAGGTGCTGGATGTTTTCTTTGAGAATGACTTCGGTGAGGGACATAACGTGGTTCTAGGTAAAAGGCTGCGGGTTTGAAAAAGGGATGGAGATATAGCTCTCGATCTGTGGAGTGTCAAGGTGGAGGTGCGGGCTTTTTCCAGAAGCGTGTCGCTTACCGGAAGAAGTCTTTCGCTTTCTCGAAAAAGCTCCGGTGAATCGGGCTGTTTTCATCGCCGCACGCCTCGGCAAACGCGGCCAGTTTCTCACGCTGCTCGGCGTTCAGCTTCGAGGGGACTTCCACTAAGACCTGCACGATGAGGTCGCCCGCGCCGCGCGATTGCAGGCCCTTGATGCCTTTGTCACGGAGCTTGAAACGCGTGCCGCTCTGGGTGCCTGCGGGAATTTTCAGAGTCGCCTTGCCTTCCAATGTCGGGGCCTGCAATTCACCGCCGAGTGCCGCTGTCGTGAAGGAAATCGGGAGTTCGCAATACAGGTTGTCCTCGTCGCGTTGGAAAATCGCGTGCTCCTTGACGTGGATCACCACGTAAAGATCACCCGCCTCGCCGCCGCGCAAACCCGCCTCGCCGTTGCGGGAACTTCGCAGGCGCGCGCCGTCGTCGATGCCCGCGGGAATTTTGAGTTTGATGCGACTCGACTTCTCGACTCGGCCCTCGCCGTGGCAGGTTTTGCAGGGCTTCTCAATCGTTCGTCCGGTCCCAGAACATTTCGGGCACGTCTGGGACACTTGGAAAAACCCCCGGCTGCTGATGACCTGGCCGCGCCCCTGGCACATCGAGCAGGTGGAAACTTTCGAGCCCGGCTCGGCTCCGCTTCCGGTGCAAGTGCCGCAGGTGTCGGGCTTGGCAATCTCGATTTCTTTCTCCACGCCAAACGCCGCCTCCTCCAATGTAATCTGGAGATCGTAACGCAAGTCGCTGCCGCGCTGGCGTCCGTCGCGGTCGGGCCGCTGCCCGCCTTGCTGGCCAAAGATTTGATCGAAAATGCCGCCGCCACCGCCGCCTTGCTGGCCGAAAACTTCACGGAAAATGTCGAACGGATCGTGCATTCCGCCGCCCGCCGGACCGGCGCTGCCACCGGCAAAAGCCTGATGCCCGTAACGGTCGTAGGCGGCACGTTTGTTGTCGTCCATGAGGACGTCGTAGGCCTCCCCGAGCTCCTTAAATTTATCCTCGGCTGTGTGATCGCCGGGGTTTTTATCAGGGTGAAACTGCACCGCGAGTTTGCGGTAGCTGCGCTTGATCTCGTCGCCGGTGGCGGTGCGGGTGACCGAGAGAATTTCGTAATAGTCGCGTTTGACGGTGGCCATGATTTATCCCTGCGGAGGAGCGGTTTCGGGTGAAACGGTGACGGCTTCCTCAGGGGCGGCGGTGCCGGTGGAAACGACGACATTGGCGGGGCGCAACAGGCGGTCGCGCAGTTTGTAGCCTTTGCGAACCTGGCGAAGAACGATGCCCTCGGGGACCTCGGCGGATGGTTCCTGGGCGAGCGCTTCGTGCTGATTCGGATCAAACTTCTGCCCGACGGCCTCGATGGCGTTGACGCCGAAATCCGCGAGGAAGTCCTGCGTCTGTTTGAAAACCATGTCGAGTCCCATCAGAATGGAACTCCCTTGGGAGTCGTTGCGGGCGGCGGCGAGGCCGAGTT contains the following coding sequences:
- a CDS encoding WcaI family glycosyltransferase; amino-acid sequence: MRIIVWGINYAPEVTGIAPCNVALCEFLHARGHDVEMVTSFAYYPQWEKRPEDRGCLYRADWLNGVRVHRCWHYVPRKVSAAKRILHEGTFVATSFLRALLLRKSDVVVVVSPPLLLGAAAWLLTSLRGNRYHFHVQDLQPDAAVGLNMLRPGLFTQLLYKLEALAYRHASKVSGIGQGMIDAFVRKGVPPEKIALLPNGFDVSGAARLSSVDFRARYGFDSDAFLAIYSGNLGVKQGLEILPAAAVLLTNPNIQIVICGDGARRALLEEEIARLRLTNIRLLPLLDDDTYRAMLQTAGACLITQQAGSGNAFLPSKLLPTLAYRRAVISVADSDSALATAVAEGQFGTNIAPGNAAALAQVLEDFAANPLQLETYQRNGHTYVTRFDHAKVLADFERTLID
- a CDS encoding helix-turn-helix domain-containing protein translates to MTDSPGKRLQAARAARDLSVEDIVSTTKMRPSVILALEADDYTQFPSITHARNFLALYGKHLKVDVKDGLARLTTPARIGIENYQYLNVERSDDTSFRPQRRMHTHSAPRGGDQTLRTLGIIGGIVLFLMFAVYLSVNLRRLNLAGASSAAPGSPGNPAASPAESSPTPLTAPPPLPSLNTTRPTPPGPSTTPFYPRVQKDHPLIHTPPPTPF
- a CDS encoding DNA translocase FtsK codes for the protein MPPAAKAVKTSRPRHWNEVLGLTLVVLGVAYFMALVSYTPRDVPTWVWFNTASPPNNPAQNFVGPVGAVIAGFSYLCIGAASYLVAALLLGYGGVKLALGSPLLRRLPWVVVFIVSGACLAQMQPWFLQSWAREFNNDGPGGTIGYHLGTRLLEKLLGGPGSAMLVLGVYLVSLVLATGIRPIHLLIATISWIKSAIIQAFESAEERRLQHASEAERHEAELHRLEKEQRRLEKDLRKKGVPNDLIVGVPLEPAPFRPPPKVTDTSVPLPSAAKPKLEKKEQALLNASADGAFDNYQKPDFELLDERDFTGHSEANHEELLEIQRTLIETLAHFGIAASPGDITKGPTITRYEVYPAKGVRVDRIASLEADIQRATRAERINILAPIPGKDTVGIEIANSKKVKVTLREILESEDWANTKARIPIALGKDVYGKTIIADLAAMPHCLVAGTTGSGKSVCINAVIASILYKFTPDELRFIMIDPKVVEMQIYNTLPHLVVPVVTDPKKVLLALRWVINEMENRYQMFAKLGVRNIASFNARPLPKTQAELDADRAAEDAENEKFPDDSDELTPDDFISDAVLENAAVVAQPELPKMSVARDDDLIIPNRLPYIVVIVDELADLMQTAPADVESGIARITQKARAAGIHMIIATQTPRADVITGVIKANVPCRIAFQVASGLDSRIILDEKGAERLLGQGDMLYMPPSSSRLIRSQGVLVTDDEIQKLVDFVSAQAPPSFDEAVQQKIETGGDEAEEISEEDEELVTKCLEIIRQEKKASTSLLQRRLRLGYTRAARIVDILEDRGILGPGEGAKPREILVDLDSLV
- the dnaB gene encoding replicative DNA helicase; this translates as MAENPTARKAKGTAQSSGGSYSQKPESYLPDTHRPVPHSLDAELGVLCSIFLNPKEVLDECVLRLSPGHFHIPAHTTMFELLLDMQKRFVEIDAITITQLLRDRKLLDQVGGVPFLNRLFEFVPTAANVSYYIEIVREKHILRQIINTCTECVAQSYDQQGEVATLLDEVERKVFAITEERVKQKLPSMKDNVMLAIESIEKLFESRGQITGLATGFADIDRMTDGLHGSEMIVVAARPSMGKTAFAMNIAEHVAVHEQKAVAVFSLEMSSAQLTQRLLGSMARVNLRNMRDGFLSPRDFPALMDAGSKLSQAQMFIDDSSSLSVLELAAKSRRLKAQHDIQLIVIDYLQLLRSTSRRAQDNRQLEISEISNGLKALAKELNIPVVVLAQLNRESEKRKGNKPMLSDLRESGSIEQDADVVCLLMRSEYYADGDEDKKEKEGMAELIIAKQRNGPVGEVPLTFLKEFTRFETRAREKEE
- the rplI gene encoding 50S ribosomal protein L9, with product MSLTEVILKENIQHLGAEADIVKVKRGYARNFLLPQGKAYEVTKTTLRQINNLKAKRAEREARELNEAEDLARRINKLRLNFMLETGATGKAFGSVTAKDLADRLLEELGQEVDRHRIQLERPIKETGDLEIQIKLHHDVVAKLKLTIKAPEVVVKEEAPADEDDGGRKRYVRKAK
- the dnaJ gene encoding molecular chaperone DnaJ, with the protein product MATVKRDYYEILSVTRTATGDEIKRSYRKLAVQFHPDKNPGDHTAEDKFKELGEAYDVLMDDNKRAAYDRYGHQAFAGGSAGPAGGGMHDPFDIFREVFGQQGGGGGGIFDQIFGQQGGQRPDRDGRQRGSDLRYDLQITLEEAAFGVEKEIEIAKPDTCGTCTGSGAEPGSKVSTCSMCQGRGQVISSRGFFQVSQTCPKCSGTGRTIEKPCKTCHGEGRVEKSSRIKLKIPAGIDDGARLRSSRNGEAGLRGGEAGDLYVVIHVKEHAIFQRDEDNLYCELPISFTTAALGGELQAPTLEGKATLKIPAGTQSGTRFKLRDKGIKGLQSRGAGDLIVQVLVEVPSKLNAEQREKLAAFAEACGDENSPIHRSFFEKAKDFFR
- the grpE gene encoding nucleotide exchange factor GrpE — protein: MNAEELAEDKTEPAEPTATPLDPLAEAQAEAAKYRDLALRGQAEFDNYRKRAAREKEDAIRFANSRLFESLLPILDNFELGLAAARNDSQGSSILMGLDMVFKQTQDFLADFGVNAIEAVGQKFDPNQHEALAQEPSAEVPEGIVLRQVRKGYKLRDRLLRPANVVVSTGTAAPEEAVTVSPETAPPQG